From one Bradyrhizobium sp. Ash2021 genomic stretch:
- the thiD gene encoding bifunctional hydroxymethylpyrimidine kinase/phosphomethylpyrimidine kinase gives MTTPIALTIAGSDSSGGAGIQADLKTFAALGVYGASVITALTAQNTQGVSGIHAVPAEFVTAQIDAVFSDLTVAAVKIGMVAQPASIDAIVAGLTRWAPKHVVLDPVMVATSGDRLLAQEAVEALRTKLIPRALVITPNLPEAAALLDEPVATSEAAIENQGQRLLAMGCPAVLIKGGHGQGAESIDYLIDAKGTIALAAPRIATENTHGTGCSLSSAIAAGLAKGEDLVTAVRNAKAWVSAAIASADRFSVGHGHGPIHHFHRFY, from the coding sequence ATGACGACGCCGATCGCGCTCACCATTGCCGGTTCTGATTCGTCCGGCGGCGCCGGCATCCAGGCCGACCTGAAGACCTTTGCCGCGCTCGGCGTCTATGGCGCCTCGGTCATCACGGCGCTGACGGCGCAGAACACCCAAGGGGTCAGCGGTATTCACGCGGTGCCGGCCGAGTTCGTGACCGCGCAGATCGACGCGGTGTTTTCCGATCTCACTGTGGCCGCCGTCAAGATCGGCATGGTGGCGCAGCCGGCCAGCATCGATGCCATCGTCGCGGGGCTGACGCGCTGGGCGCCAAAGCACGTCGTGCTCGATCCCGTGATGGTCGCGACCTCGGGCGACCGCCTGCTGGCGCAAGAGGCGGTCGAGGCGCTCCGCACCAAACTCATTCCGCGCGCCTTGGTGATCACGCCCAATCTGCCGGAGGCCGCCGCGTTGCTGGACGAGCCGGTGGCGACGAGCGAAGCCGCCATCGAGAACCAGGGCCAGCGCTTGCTGGCGATGGGCTGCCCGGCCGTGCTGATCAAGGGCGGCCACGGGCAGGGCGCCGAGAGCATCGATTATCTCATCGACGCCAAAGGTACGATCGCGCTCGCCGCACCGCGGATCGCGACCGAAAATACCCATGGCACCGGCTGCTCGCTGTCGTCGGCGATCGCGGCGGGGCTTGCCAAGGGCGAGGACCTCGTAACCGCCGTCCGCAACGCCAAGGCCTGGGTCAGCGCCGCGATCGCATCGGCCGACCGCTTCAGCGTCGGTCACGGCCACGGGCCGATCCATCATTTTCATCGGTTTTACTGA
- a CDS encoding Lrp/AsnC ligand binding domain-containing protein: MVPFFVQFKCKLGQSYAVANALAEAEIASEIYSTAGDYDLLVKFYVDNDTDIGHFVNEKVQIIPGIQDTHTIITFKAFGTG, translated from the coding sequence ATGGTTCCCTTCTTCGTTCAGTTCAAATGCAAGCTTGGCCAGTCCTACGCCGTCGCCAACGCGCTTGCGGAAGCCGAAATCGCCTCGGAGATCTACTCCACCGCCGGCGATTACGACCTGCTGGTCAAGTTCTACGTCGACAACGACACCGACATCGGCCATTTCGTCAACGAAAAGGTGCAGATCATCCCGGGTATCCAGGACACCCACACCATCATCACCTTCAAGGCGTTCGGCACCGGTTAG
- a CDS encoding MmgE/PrpD family protein produces the protein MDRRQLLRVAATAVALGSPARVFAQTPGPGPVMSALSAYMSAAGARALPAEMTEQAKYHLLDTLAAMISGSELPPGQAAQRYISERGAKGAMTVVASDLTAGPADAALANGVMAHADETDDSHNESRSHPGCSVVPAALAAGEEFGIDGATLLRAVTLGYDVGTRVVMAMGGADFSYASSLSTHSITGTFGAAAAASCAAGLDAQQMRWALDYTAQQSSGFIAWRRDTDHIEKAFVFAGMPARNGVTSALLVKTGWNGVDDIFSGADNFFAAYAPKAQPDRLIEKLGERYEIARTDIKKWTVGSPIQAPLDGIEAIHGKKPFEADQVRRVTVRLAPSVAKVVDNRDIPDICLQHMVAVMLLDKTVSFRGAHDKPRMQDAAALRQRAKVNLVYDEELAKLLPVRVTVVEIELSDGSLLTERITAVRGTPRNPMTRAEVIDKSRDLTAPVLGRDKSDKLIETVLGIESVADIRSLRPLVQRG, from the coding sequence GTGGATCGACGACAGCTTCTTCGCGTGGCCGCGACTGCGGTGGCGTTGGGTTCGCCGGCGCGCGTGTTCGCCCAGACACCGGGTCCCGGGCCAGTCATGAGCGCGCTCAGTGCCTATATGAGCGCCGCGGGTGCCCGCGCCCTCCCCGCTGAGATGACCGAACAGGCCAAATATCATCTGCTCGATACGTTGGCCGCGATGATCTCCGGATCGGAATTGCCGCCCGGCCAGGCCGCCCAACGCTACATAAGCGAGCGCGGTGCGAAAGGCGCGATGACGGTTGTGGCGTCCGACCTGACGGCCGGGCCGGCCGATGCCGCGCTTGCCAATGGCGTCATGGCGCATGCCGACGAGACCGACGATTCGCATAATGAATCGCGCTCCCATCCGGGCTGCTCGGTGGTGCCGGCGGCACTGGCGGCGGGAGAGGAATTCGGAATCGACGGCGCCACGCTGCTGCGGGCCGTCACGCTCGGCTACGACGTGGGAACGCGGGTCGTGATGGCGATGGGCGGCGCTGATTTCAGCTACGCGAGCAGCCTGTCGACCCACAGCATCACCGGAACGTTTGGCGCCGCCGCCGCGGCGAGCTGCGCCGCCGGCCTCGATGCACAGCAGATGCGCTGGGCGCTCGACTATACGGCCCAGCAATCCTCCGGCTTCATCGCCTGGCGGCGCGATACCGACCACATCGAGAAGGCTTTTGTGTTTGCAGGCATGCCGGCGCGGAACGGCGTCACCTCGGCATTGCTCGTCAAGACGGGCTGGAACGGCGTCGACGATATCTTCTCCGGTGCCGACAATTTTTTCGCCGCCTATGCGCCGAAAGCGCAGCCCGACCGCCTGATCGAGAAGCTTGGCGAGCGCTACGAGATCGCGCGAACCGACATCAAGAAATGGACCGTCGGCTCGCCCATTCAGGCGCCGCTTGACGGGATCGAGGCGATCCACGGCAAGAAGCCGTTCGAGGCCGACCAGGTCAGGCGCGTGACGGTGCGCCTTGCGCCATCGGTTGCCAAGGTGGTGGACAACCGCGACATCCCCGACATCTGCCTGCAGCACATGGTCGCCGTGATGCTGCTGGACAAGACCGTTTCCTTCCGCGGCGCCCACGACAAGCCGCGCATGCAGGATGCGGCCGCCCTGCGCCAGCGCGCCAAGGTGAACCTGGTCTATGACGAGGAACTCGCCAAATTACTGCCGGTGCGCGTCACGGTGGTCGAGATCGAACTGAGCGACGGCAGCCTGCTCACCGAGCGCATCACGGCGGTGCGCGGCACGCCGCGTAACCCGATGACGCGCGCCGAGGTGATCGACAAGTCCCGCGATCTCACGGCGCCGGTGCTCGGACGCGACAAGTCGGATAAACTGATCGAGACGGTGCTCGGAATCGAATCCGTGGCCGACATTCGCAGCTTGCGGCCGCTGGTGCAGCGCGGCTAG
- a CDS encoding Ldh family oxidoreductase codes for MPDEDAATVATLMAEADLQGSDGHGVTRLPQYARRIKAGGFNVRPDIRVVHDHISTAVVNGDNGMGHLVMKRAAGIAIEKARTTGIAWVNSQFSNHAGPASLYATMPLAHDMIGLYFAVGNANHLPPWGGLDMLLSTNPIAAAIPAGEEKPIVLDMATTVASYGKVKTKALRGETMPEGWMIDREGKPLTDPKRADEGMLLPLGGMEAGYKGYGLAMIIGLLAGTLGGAAMGRDVIDFNHDDDSVTNTGQAIAAINIAAFGDVAMFKKSVDNLVRDFRNSNRMPGVDRILVPGERSHETRASRTRLGIPIAAALLRGLDQVADDLGIARLA; via the coding sequence TTGCCGGACGAGGATGCCGCGACCGTCGCCACGCTGATGGCGGAAGCCGATTTGCAGGGCTCGGACGGGCACGGCGTGACCCGGCTGCCGCAATATGCAAGGCGCATCAAGGCAGGCGGCTTCAACGTCCGGCCCGACATCCGCGTGGTGCACGATCACATCAGCACCGCGGTGGTGAACGGCGACAATGGCATGGGCCATCTCGTCATGAAGCGTGCGGCCGGGATCGCGATCGAAAAGGCGCGCACCACGGGCATTGCATGGGTTAACTCGCAATTCTCCAACCATGCCGGTCCCGCCTCGCTCTATGCGACCATGCCGCTCGCCCACGACATGATCGGATTGTATTTTGCGGTCGGCAATGCCAACCATCTGCCGCCCTGGGGCGGCCTCGACATGCTGCTGTCGACCAATCCGATTGCCGCGGCGATCCCGGCCGGTGAGGAGAAGCCGATCGTGCTCGATATGGCGACGACGGTGGCGTCCTACGGCAAAGTAAAGACCAAGGCGCTGCGCGGCGAGACCATGCCGGAAGGCTGGATGATCGATCGCGAAGGCAAACCGCTGACCGATCCGAAGCGAGCCGACGAGGGCATGCTGTTGCCGCTCGGCGGCATGGAGGCCGGCTACAAGGGCTACGGCCTCGCGATGATCATCGGCCTCTTGGCGGGCACGCTCGGCGGGGCGGCGATGGGCCGGGACGTCATCGACTTCAACCATGACGACGACAGCGTCACCAACACCGGCCAGGCGATCGCGGCCATCAACATTGCCGCCTTCGGCGACGTCGCAATGTTCAAGAAAAGCGTCGACAATCTGGTGCGCGATTTTCGCAACTCGAACCGGATGCCGGGCGTGGACCGGATTCTCGTGCCCGGCGAACGCAGCCACGAGACGCGGGCAAGCCGCACGCGCCTCGGCATTCCGATCGCAGCGGCGCTGCTGCGCGGGCTGGACCAGGTGGCCGATGACCTCGGAATCGCGCGGCTCGCGTAG
- a CDS encoding GcrA family cell cycle regulator — MGWDAEDVALLKKLWTVGQSAAQIARRLGCSRNAVCAKLTRLGLKRGHKPPTAKPKIRPVPKRNPALLAACARSVDRIVSTRKPGVRQPEEFTKSQLEAMLAEAAANTARLPR, encoded by the coding sequence ATGGGTTGGGATGCGGAAGACGTAGCACTGCTCAAAAAACTCTGGACCGTCGGACAGAGCGCCGCGCAGATCGCGCGACGTCTTGGGTGTAGCCGTAACGCGGTCTGCGCCAAGCTAACTCGTTTGGGCCTGAAGCGTGGTCACAAGCCGCCAACCGCAAAACCCAAGATAAGGCCGGTGCCGAAGCGGAACCCAGCGCTGTTGGCGGCCTGTGCCCGCTCGGTGGATAGGATAGTGTCTACGCGCAAGCCGGGAGTGAGGCAACCTGAGGAATTCACCAAGTCGCAGTTGGAGGCAATGTTGGCTGAGGCCGCTGCTAACACCGCGCGACTGCCTCGATGA
- a CDS encoding cytochrome c gives MLRRILLVTALAGGAGFGLFWWLTIPAVVAANALPSYQPDLANGLTTFNAGGCSACHAVPNQPDRLKLGGGLAIPSAFGTFYVPNISPDPNDGIGRWSEADFVTALQKGTSPAGQHYFPALPYTSYQRARVEDIRDLFAYLKTLAPVAGKVRDHEVPFPFSIRRNVGIWKWLFMDGKPFTPDAAQPVRWNRGAYLVNSLGHCAECHSPRNFLGGIIGSQRFAGGPDPEGEGWVPNITQKGLADWSAKDIAYFLETGQMPEGDSAGGAMARVIKNTSQLSPQDRAAIADYIKSLPPVEGPPRPPKKAKSDDKS, from the coding sequence ATGCTGCGACGAATACTCCTTGTGACCGCTCTGGCCGGCGGCGCCGGCTTCGGGTTGTTCTGGTGGCTGACGATTCCGGCGGTGGTCGCGGCGAATGCGCTTCCCTCCTATCAGCCTGATCTCGCCAACGGCCTCACAACGTTCAATGCCGGTGGATGTTCCGCCTGCCACGCGGTGCCCAATCAACCCGATCGCCTGAAGCTCGGCGGTGGGCTTGCGATTCCTTCGGCGTTCGGCACCTTCTACGTCCCCAATATCTCGCCGGATCCGAATGACGGTATCGGACGATGGAGCGAGGCCGATTTTGTTACCGCGCTGCAGAAGGGGACCTCGCCAGCCGGCCAGCATTACTTCCCGGCGCTTCCCTATACGTCCTACCAGCGTGCGCGGGTCGAGGATATCAGGGACCTCTTCGCCTATCTGAAGACACTGGCGCCGGTCGCCGGCAAGGTGCGCGATCACGAGGTGCCGTTTCCGTTCAGCATCCGCCGCAACGTAGGGATCTGGAAATGGCTGTTCATGGACGGCAAGCCGTTTACGCCGGATGCTGCGCAGCCGGTGCGGTGGAATCGCGGCGCGTATCTCGTCAACAGCCTCGGCCATTGCGCGGAGTGTCACAGCCCGAGGAATTTCCTCGGCGGGATCATTGGATCGCAGCGATTTGCAGGCGGGCCCGATCCGGAAGGCGAGGGCTGGGTCCCGAACATCACGCAAAAGGGGCTGGCCGACTGGAGCGCGAAAGATATCGCGTATTTTCTCGAAACCGGACAGATGCCGGAAGGCGACAGCGCCGGCGGCGCGATGGCGCGCGTGATAAAGAACACCTCGCAATTGTCGCCGCAGGACCGCGCCGCCATCGCCGACTACATCAAGTCGCTGCCGCCGGTCGAGGGACCGCCACGGCCGCCAAAGAAGGCAAAGAGCGACGACAAATCCTGA
- a CDS encoding CHRD domain-containing protein translates to MSNKTMLATLALGAAIAFAGPAFAEKMKATLDGKAEVPPTTTAGKGTADIDYDAATKKLSWKVTYSGLSGPATAAHFHGPAEAGKNAGVAVAIPNATSSPAEGSATLTDAQAADLMAGKYYVNIHTAANPGGEIRGQVTK, encoded by the coding sequence ATGTCGAACAAGACCATGCTCGCCACGCTCGCGCTGGGTGCAGCGATTGCCTTTGCCGGCCCCGCGTTCGCCGAAAAGATGAAAGCCACGCTGGACGGCAAGGCCGAAGTGCCGCCGACTACCACCGCCGGCAAGGGAACGGCTGACATCGATTACGATGCCGCCACCAAGAAGCTGAGCTGGAAGGTGACCTACTCCGGTCTCTCCGGACCTGCGACTGCGGCGCATTTCCATGGGCCCGCCGAAGCCGGCAAGAACGCCGGCGTCGCGGTTGCGATCCCGAACGCGACCTCGAGCCCGGCCGAAGGCAGCGCCACGTTGACCGACGCCCAGGCCGCAGACCTGATGGCGGGCAAGTACTACGTCAACATCCACACCGCAGCCAATCCGGGCGGCGAAATCCGCGGCCAGGTGACGAAGTAA
- a CDS encoding cytochrome c — MDKPRLVQTGSRLRLEPLLEMENWPMIRTVVVAGTLLLGVGAVMADQDLAVKQDNLMRAQGKSMYGVLLKTVKGEIPYDQKAVDAAIADLEKSVPTISTVFATNPKEDVVNATYGAKQSIWKNKADFDAKIPPVSKAIADVKGTVKDAASLKVAFDTIQEKCTGCHETYRVKLK; from the coding sequence ATGGATAAGCCGCGACTCGTGCAGACGGGTTCGCGGCTTCGTTTGGAACCGCTGCTCGAGATGGAGAACTGGCCGATGATACGAACGGTTGTTGTTGCAGGGACCTTGTTGCTCGGTGTCGGCGCCGTGATGGCGGACCAGGATCTGGCCGTTAAGCAGGACAATTTGATGCGGGCACAGGGCAAGAGCATGTACGGCGTGCTGCTCAAGACCGTGAAGGGCGAAATTCCCTACGATCAGAAAGCGGTCGATGCCGCCATCGCCGACCTTGAAAAAAGCGTGCCGACGATCTCCACCGTATTTGCGACCAATCCCAAGGAAGACGTGGTGAACGCAACGTACGGAGCGAAGCAGTCAATCTGGAAGAACAAGGCTGATTTCGACGCGAAGATCCCTCCCGTCAGCAAGGCGATCGCGGATGTGAAGGGCACGGTCAAGGATGCTGCCAGCCTGAAGGTCGCGTTCGATACGATCCAGGAAAAATGCACCGGTTGCCACGAGACGTATCGCGTCAAGCTGAAATAG
- a CDS encoding xanthine dehydrogenase family protein molybdopterin-binding subunit has translation MAAPIKFGVGQSVRRKEDDALIRGKGRYTDDFSPQPAMHALVLRSPHAHAKFTINVTKARGMPGVGAVLTADDVRDLGDLPCLFNLEVDPFTGPPYPILPKDEVRHVGDAVAFVVADTIDQARDAIEAIDVKWTPLPAVVGLANAVKKDAPQVWPNQPGNVLFDVSIGDKKAAEAAFAKAHAVAEVSIVNPRIVTNFMETRAAVAEYDAKRDHLTLTIGSQGSHRLREIIGGMVLKMPLEKMRVICPDVGGGFGTKLFPYREYALIAVAARKLRKTIKWTADRADHFMGDAQGRDNVTTARMALAEDGKFLGMDVDLMGDMGAYLSTFGPYIPHGGAGMLPGLYDIQAFHCRVRTVFTNTVPVDAYRGAGRPEAAYVVERLVDAAARKLGLTPDAIRRKNFIAPKAMPYKTATGKIYDSGDFTAHMKRAMEVANWKEFPKRAKAAKKAGLVRGIGLASYVEVCGTMGEETANVALDPDGDVTVLIGTQSSGQGHQTAYAQLIAEQFGLPPERVHVLQGDTDRIATGLGTGGSASIPTGGVSVQLATRELGGKLKEIAAEALETSAGDLEISDGRIRIAGTDRSISFADLAKRPGVDPSKLNASATFTQADGTYPNGTHLAEVEIDPATGITRIVNYVIVDDFGVTLNPLLLAGQVHGGAMQGIGQALMEQAVYSSSDGQLVTGTFMDYALPRASDGPSFHFETHNVPCTTNPLGVKGAGEAGAIGSCAAVVNAIIEGLWREYKIDHIDMPATAERVWIAIREHQRRHSL, from the coding sequence ATGGCAGCTCCCATTAAATTCGGCGTCGGTCAGAGCGTCCGGCGCAAGGAAGATGATGCGCTGATTCGCGGCAAGGGCCGCTACACCGACGATTTTTCGCCGCAGCCGGCGATGCATGCGCTGGTGCTGCGTTCGCCGCATGCGCATGCCAAGTTCACCATCAATGTCACCAAGGCCCGCGGGATGCCCGGCGTCGGCGCGGTGCTGACCGCCGACGACGTCAGGGATCTCGGCGATCTGCCCTGCCTGTTCAATCTGGAAGTCGATCCCTTCACCGGGCCGCCCTATCCGATCCTGCCGAAGGATGAGGTCCGTCACGTCGGCGACGCCGTCGCCTTCGTGGTCGCCGATACCATCGACCAGGCCCGTGACGCGATCGAGGCGATCGACGTCAAATGGACGCCGCTGCCCGCCGTGGTCGGTCTTGCCAATGCCGTCAAGAAAGATGCGCCGCAGGTGTGGCCCAATCAACCCGGCAACGTCCTGTTCGATGTTTCGATCGGCGACAAGAAAGCGGCAGAAGCTGCGTTCGCCAAGGCGCATGCGGTCGCCGAGGTGTCGATCGTCAATCCGCGCATCGTGACCAATTTCATGGAGACGCGCGCGGCGGTCGCCGAATACGACGCCAAGCGCGATCACCTGACGCTGACGATCGGCAGTCAGGGCAGCCATCGACTGCGCGAGATCATCGGCGGCATGGTGCTGAAGATGCCGCTGGAAAAGATGCGGGTGATCTGTCCCGATGTCGGCGGCGGGTTCGGCACAAAACTGTTTCCCTACCGCGAATACGCGCTGATCGCGGTCGCCGCGCGAAAGCTGCGCAAGACCATCAAATGGACCGCCGACCGCGCCGATCACTTCATGGGCGACGCGCAGGGCCGCGACAATGTCACGACCGCGCGGATGGCGCTGGCCGAGGACGGCAAGTTCTTGGGCATGGACGTCGACCTGATGGGCGACATGGGCGCCTATCTCTCGACCTTCGGGCCCTACATTCCGCACGGCGGCGCCGGCATGCTGCCCGGGCTTTACGACATCCAGGCGTTCCACTGCCGCGTCCGCACTGTCTTCACCAACACCGTGCCGGTCGACGCCTATCGCGGCGCGGGACGCCCCGAGGCGGCGTATGTCGTGGAGCGGCTGGTCGACGCCGCCGCGCGAAAGCTTGGGCTGACGCCCGACGCGATCCGGCGTAAGAACTTCATCGCGCCGAAGGCGATGCCGTACAAGACCGCGACCGGCAAGATCTACGATTCCGGCGATTTCACCGCGCATATGAAGCGCGCGATGGAGGTTGCCAATTGGAAGGAATTTCCCAAGCGCGCCAAGGCCGCGAAGAAGGCGGGCCTGGTGCGCGGCATCGGCCTTGCGAGCTATGTCGAGGTCTGCGGCACCATGGGCGAAGAGACCGCCAATGTGGCGCTCGATCCCGATGGCGACGTCACCGTCCTGATCGGCACGCAGTCGAGCGGGCAGGGCCACCAGACCGCCTATGCGCAATTGATTGCCGAACAGTTCGGGCTGCCGCCCGAGCGCGTCCATGTCCTCCAAGGCGACACTGACCGGATCGCCACCGGGCTCGGCACCGGCGGTTCGGCGTCGATTCCGACCGGCGGCGTCAGCGTCCAGCTTGCCACCCGCGAGCTCGGCGGCAAGCTCAAGGAGATCGCTGCCGAAGCGCTGGAGACCAGCGCGGGCGATCTCGAGATCAGCGACGGCCGGATTCGAATCGCCGGCACCGATCGCTCGATCAGCTTTGCCGACCTGGCAAAACGTCCGGGCGTCGATCCCTCGAAGCTGAATGCGAGCGCGACCTTTACCCAGGCCGACGGCACCTATCCGAACGGCACGCATCTCGCCGAAGTCGAGATCGATCCCGCAACCGGCATCACCCGGATCGTCAACTACGTCATCGTCGACGATTTCGGGGTGACGCTCAATCCGTTGCTGCTCGCCGGCCAGGTTCATGGCGGCGCGATGCAGGGGATCGGTCAGGCCCTGATGGAGCAGGCGGTCTATAGTTCGAGCGATGGCCAGCTCGTCACCGGTACGTTCATGGACTATGCGCTGCCGCGCGCTTCCGACGGCCCGTCATTCCACTTCGAAACCCACAACGTGCCCTGTACGACCAATCCGCTCGGCGTCAAGGGTGCGGGCGAGGCCGGTGCGATCGGCTCCTGTGCCGCGGTGGTCAACGCGATCATCGAGGGGCTGTGGCGCGAATACAAGATCGACCACATCGACATGCCCGCGACCGCCGAACGGGTCTGGATCGCGATCCGCGAGCACCAGCGGCGGCATAGCCTCTGA